A genomic segment from Thermotoga neapolitana DSM 4359 encodes:
- the recG gene encoding ATP-dependent DNA helicase RecG, producing MLKDQIDEKKILQLHRELDDPLLENEDLKNKLRAFVDYVREIPHLPEPRKRYRVGKTFEMIEKLRKWYLIEYLNCSSAEKIDLSTDVQYARGVGPGRKKKLKKLGIETLKDLLEFFPRDYEDRRKVLKLNELIPGRKVTTQGKISSVEKKKFQNMNILVAVLSDGLMHVLLKWFNQDFLLTQLKQLVGKEVFVTGTVKLNPYTGQYEIHNAEVLPKEREIIRRIFPIYRLTSGISQKQMRRIFEENIPSLCCSLEETLPERIIKKRNLLSIKDAYYGMHFPKTLHHLEKARERLAYEELFTLQLAFQKVRREREKHGGIPKKIEGRLAEEFIKSLPFQLTGAQKRAHEEIRKDMISEKPMNRLLQGDVGSGKTVVAQLAILDNYEAGFQAAFMVPTSILAIQHYRRTMESFSRFDIRVALLIGATSPSEKEKIKSGLKNGQIDLVIGTHALIQEDVHFKNLGLVIIDEQHRFGVRQREALMNKGRMVDTLVMSATPIPRSMALAFYGDLDVTVIDEMPPGRKEVQTILVSMDRVNEVYEFVRQEVMKGGQAFIVYPLIEESDKLSAKSAVEMYEYLSREVFPEFRVGLMHGKLSQEEKDRVMMEFAEGRYDILVSTTVIEVGIDVPRANVMVIENPERFGLAQLHQLRGRVGRGGQEAYCFLVVGDVGEEAMERLRFFTLNTDGFKIAEYDLKTRGPGEFFGLKQHGMSGFKVANLYKDLKLLEWAREDVREIDVDKIDLPEEIKLIEVG from the coding sequence ATGTTGAAAGATCAAATCGACGAAAAGAAAATCCTCCAGCTCCACAGGGAGCTGGATGATCCTTTACTGGAAAACGAAGATTTAAAAAACAAACTTCGTGCATTTGTAGATTACGTGAGAGAGATTCCCCACCTTCCAGAACCAAGGAAGAGATACAGAGTCGGGAAAACTTTTGAGATGATAGAAAAGCTCAGAAAGTGGTATCTCATAGAGTATCTGAACTGTTCTTCAGCAGAAAAAATAGACCTTTCAACGGACGTTCAGTACGCCAGGGGAGTTGGTCCTGGAAGAAAAAAGAAGCTCAAAAAGCTTGGGATAGAGACATTAAAGGACCTTCTCGAATTCTTTCCCAGAGACTACGAAGACAGAAGAAAGGTCCTGAAACTGAACGAGCTGATACCGGGAAGAAAGGTGACAACGCAGGGAAAAATTTCGAGTGTGGAGAAGAAAAAATTTCAGAACATGAACATACTGGTGGCCGTTCTGTCCGATGGGTTGATGCACGTGCTGCTCAAGTGGTTCAACCAGGACTTTCTCCTCACCCAGCTGAAACAGCTCGTCGGCAAGGAAGTTTTCGTGACAGGGACCGTGAAGTTGAATCCTTACACCGGTCAATACGAAATTCACAACGCCGAAGTCCTTCCAAAGGAAAGGGAGATCATAAGGCGGATATTTCCCATCTACCGCCTGACTTCCGGTATTTCCCAGAAACAGATGAGAAGAATCTTTGAGGAGAACATACCCTCTCTTTGCTGTTCTCTGGAAGAGACCCTCCCGGAAAGGATCATAAAGAAAAGAAATCTTCTCAGCATAAAAGACGCTTACTACGGTATGCACTTTCCGAAGACACTTCATCACCTTGAAAAGGCAAGAGAAAGACTGGCTTACGAAGAACTGTTCACATTGCAGCTTGCCTTTCAGAAAGTGAGGAGGGAAAGAGAAAAACACGGAGGAATCCCAAAGAAAATAGAAGGAAGACTGGCAGAAGAGTTCATAAAGTCTCTGCCCTTTCAACTCACAGGCGCCCAGAAAAGGGCTCACGAAGAAATACGAAAGGACATGATCTCAGAAAAGCCCATGAACCGTCTTCTTCAGGGAGATGTTGGCTCTGGAAAAACGGTGGTGGCCCAACTTGCCATTCTGGACAACTACGAAGCGGGATTTCAGGCTGCTTTCATGGTTCCAACCTCGATACTTGCGATACAGCATTACAGAAGAACCATGGAAAGTTTCTCCAGATTCGATATTCGGGTGGCACTTCTCATCGGGGCAACTTCTCCATCTGAAAAAGAAAAGATAAAATCTGGCCTCAAAAACGGTCAGATAGATCTTGTGATAGGGACACACGCCCTGATACAGGAAGACGTTCATTTTAAGAATCTCGGTCTTGTCATAATCGATGAACAACACCGTTTTGGGGTGAGACAGAGAGAAGCCCTCATGAACAAGGGACGAATGGTGGATACGCTGGTGATGAGTGCCACACCGATTCCTCGAAGTATGGCCCTTGCCTTTTACGGAGATCTGGACGTCACCGTGATAGACGAGATGCCACCAGGACGCAAAGAGGTACAGACCATCCTTGTTTCAATGGACAGAGTAAACGAGGTGTACGAGTTTGTGAGGCAGGAGGTGATGAAAGGAGGCCAGGCTTTCATCGTTTACCCGCTGATCGAAGAATCTGACAAACTGAGTGCAAAATCCGCTGTTGAGATGTACGAGTATCTCTCCAGGGAGGTGTTTCCGGAATTTCGTGTGGGTCTCATGCACGGCAAACTCTCTCAGGAAGAGAAAGACAGGGTGATGATGGAATTTGCAGAGGGAAGATACGACATCCTCGTATCCACAACCGTTATAGAGGTCGGTATAGACGTTCCGAGGGCAAACGTTATGGTGATAGAAAATCCCGAAAGGTTCGGTCTTGCCCAGCTTCACCAGCTTCGTGGAAGGGTCGGAAGGGGAGGCCAGGAGGCCTACTGCTTCCTTGTGGTGGGTGACGTGGGAGAAGAAGCCATGGAAAGGCTCAGATTCTTCACACTAAACACAGATGGATTCAAGATAGCAGAGTACGATCTGAAGACAAGGGGACCAGGAGAGTTCTTCGGACTCAAACAGCACGGCATGAGTGGTTTCAAGGTGGCAAATCTCTACAAAGATCTAAAGCTTCTTGAGTGGGCAAGAGAGGATGTCCGGGAGATCGATGTCGACAAAATCGATCTTCCAGAGGAAATAAAACTCATAGAGGTAGGTTGA
- a CDS encoding ABC transporter ATP-binding protein, with the protein METLLRVENLKKDYDGVTVIEDWNLEVKKGEKVALLGPSGCGKTTFLRIIAGLESFHGRVEIFTERIGYVFQDPRLIPWKTVMENLRLIRDDPERIRFFLEKVGLEGVEGHYPWQLSEGMKQRVNFVRAFLVEPDLLLLDEPFDALDLKTKIRVMNLLMEQWEGRNFSIIFVTHDVKEAVFIADRIFFLSGRPSRLVDEVTLNERALSLADERLFEMEKRVIERLLNLPL; encoded by the coding sequence GTGGAGACTCTCCTGAGGGTTGAGAATCTGAAGAAAGACTACGATGGTGTGACGGTGATAGAAGACTGGAACCTTGAAGTAAAGAAAGGGGAAAAAGTGGCCCTCCTTGGACCGTCTGGCTGTGGAAAGACCACGTTTTTGAGGATAATCGCTGGTCTTGAGAGTTTCCATGGAAGGGTGGAGATTTTCACAGAAAGGATAGGATACGTGTTTCAGGATCCCAGGTTGATTCCATGGAAAACGGTCATGGAAAACCTGAGACTGATCAGGGACGATCCAGAAAGGATAAGGTTTTTCCTAGAAAAAGTGGGTTTGGAGGGTGTTGAAGGACACTATCCCTGGCAGCTCAGCGAGGGGATGAAGCAGAGGGTGAACTTCGTGAGAGCTTTCCTTGTGGAGCCGGATCTTCTCCTTCTCGATGAACCTTTTGACGCCCTGGACTTGAAGACGAAAATACGGGTGATGAATCTTCTGATGGAACAGTGGGAAGGGAGAAATTTTTCCATTATCTTTGTGACTCACGACGTGAAAGAGGCCGTTTTCATAGCAGACAGAATCTTTTTTCTTTCTGGAAGGCCTTCCAGGCTCGTCGATGAAGTGACGCTGAACGAACGGGCGTTGAGTCTTGCCGATGAAAGACTGTTCGAGATGGAAAAGAGAGTGATCGAAAGACTGCTCAACCTACCTCTATGA
- a CDS encoding ABC transporter permease, with protein sequence MKTLSGIVFVLFVWYLLHLLFPSSLILPGPLETFKVLVETMNRETLEAFLSTLWKGALSTVVVIAVGLPVGFLMGTSDRVYEFLRPVITVIQAVPVISWLAVVIFLWGIGWQGPVVISILSLLPVAIFTTVSGVRSVDRKLVEVMRVYRVPRTKVLKEVYLGSLWPFVLSILEVSSGNVWKAIVMAEYLCGDRGLGVLISWARQYVDVPRVYALTIFTVALGISFERLVKVLTGRMWRRWRLS encoded by the coding sequence ATGAAAACACTATCTGGAATCGTTTTCGTTCTCTTTGTGTGGTATCTTCTTCATCTTCTCTTTCCTTCTTCTCTGATTCTGCCCGGTCCCCTGGAGACTTTTAAAGTTCTCGTTGAAACGATGAACAGAGAAACACTCGAGGCTTTTCTGAGTACACTGTGGAAAGGAGCACTTTCCACAGTGGTTGTTATCGCAGTGGGACTTCCAGTGGGATTTCTCATGGGAACTAGCGATAGGGTGTACGAATTTTTGCGTCCTGTGATCACGGTGATACAGGCAGTACCGGTCATCTCCTGGCTTGCCGTTGTGATCTTTTTGTGGGGTATAGGATGGCAGGGGCCCGTTGTCATATCCATCCTTTCCCTCCTTCCGGTTGCCATCTTCACAACCGTATCGGGTGTCAGAAGTGTCGACAGAAAACTTGTAGAAGTGATGAGGGTTTACAGAGTACCCCGGACAAAGGTTTTGAAAGAGGTGTACCTTGGCTCGCTCTGGCCGTTCGTCCTTTCCATTCTTGAGGTTTCCTCCGGGAACGTCTGGAAGGCGATCGTCATGGCAGAGTATCTCTGTGGTGACAGGGGACTCGGTGTTTTGATCTCCTGGGCAAGGCAGTACGTGGATGTGCCTCGTGTGTACGCTCTCACCATCTTCACAGTGGCTCTTGGAATATCTTTCGAGAGACTTGTGAAAGTGCTCACGGGGAGGATGTGGAGAAGGTGGAGACTCTCCTGA
- a CDS encoding ABC transporter substrate-binding protein, whose translation MKRITLVLVLLSASFLFGLTVLNPFGPALIPVVPIMSGKVSDDVNIEIWKNPEEAVAKIVSGKVDFAVLPVTVGANLYAKGVRIQLVGVHEWKVFYLVAASDAGFDGWESLRGKEVYTPHGRGQTVDVLMRYFLSKSGLKPDEDVKILYAPPQEIVALFKAGKVKYAALPEPFVSMCLDRGRVVLDFQEEWGKEAGVPERIPIAGLFVREGVDEETVRKVEKVLSASIEWMKKNLEETVQLSSEKLGIPYEILRASLERIGFQYVPSKECKDEVSLFLQKLNELYPEGLQKVPDEGFYRK comes from the coding sequence ATGAAGAGGATAACCCTTGTTCTGGTCCTTCTGTCGGCTTCTTTCCTTTTTGGACTCACCGTTCTCAACCCCTTCGGTCCTGCACTGATACCGGTTGTGCCGATAATGAGTGGAAAGGTGTCGGATGATGTGAACATCGAAATCTGGAAGAATCCGGAAGAGGCTGTGGCAAAGATCGTTTCTGGAAAGGTCGACTTTGCTGTGCTTCCTGTAACCGTCGGAGCGAATCTCTACGCAAAAGGTGTCAGGATTCAACTTGTGGGTGTGCACGAGTGGAAGGTGTTCTACCTTGTTGCTGCAAGTGATGCTGGTTTCGATGGTTGGGAGAGTCTTCGGGGAAAGGAAGTCTACACCCCCCATGGAAGAGGGCAGACCGTTGACGTGCTGATGAGGTACTTCCTGTCGAAGTCGGGTTTAAAACCCGATGAAGACGTGAAGATTCTCTACGCTCCCCCTCAGGAGATAGTGGCCCTTTTCAAGGCTGGGAAAGTGAAGTATGCGGCCCTACCTGAGCCTTTCGTTTCCATGTGTCTTGATAGAGGAAGGGTGGTGCTTGATTTTCAGGAGGAGTGGGGAAAAGAGGCGGGAGTTCCCGAAAGAATTCCGATTGCGGGGCTTTTTGTGAGAGAGGGAGTGGATGAAGAAACGGTCAGGAAAGTTGAAAAGGTTCTTTCGGCTTCGATAGAATGGATGAAGAAGAATCTCGAAGAGACCGTTCAACTCTCTTCTGAAAAGCTCGGCATTCCGTATGAAATTCTCAGGGCCTCACTCGAGAGGATAGGGTTTCAGTATGTACCGTCGAAAGAATGCAAAGACGAGGTCTCGCTCTTTCTTCAAAAACTGAACGAACTCTATCCGGAAGGTCTTCAGAAGGTGCCAGACGAAGGATTCTACAGGAAATGA
- a CDS encoding NADH-dependent [FeFe] hydrogenase, group A6, translating to MAEVTVVINGRTLNVPDNLTVLEACERAGVEIPALCHHPRLGESIGACRVCIVEVEGARNLQPACVTKVRDGMVIKTSSDRVKTARKFNLALLLSEHPNDCMSCEANGRCEFQDLIYKYDVEPIFGYGTKEGLIDKSSPAIVREISKCIKCQRCVRVCSEVQGMHIYSMVERGYRTYPGTPFDMPVYETDCIGCGQCAVFCPTGAIVENSAVKVVLEELEKKEKILVVQTAPSVRVAIGEEFGYAPGTVSTGQLVAALRRLGFDYVFDTNFGADLTIMEEGSEFLERLEKGDLEDLPMFTSCCPGWVNLVEKVYPELRTRLSSAKSPQGMLSALVKTYFAEKLGVKPEDIFHVSIMPCTAKKDEAMRKQLMVNGVPAVDVVLTTRELGKLIRIKKIPFANLPEEEYDAPLGISTGAAALFGVTGGVMEAALRTAYELKTGKTLPKLVFEDVRGLKGVKEAEVELDGQKIRVAVVHGTANVRNLVEKILRREVKYHFVEVMACPGGCIGGGGQPYSRDPEVLRKRAEAIYTIDERMTIRKSHENPAIKKLYEEYLEHPLSHRAHELLHTYYEDRSRKKKLAIK from the coding sequence TTGGCTGAAGTGACGGTTGTCATAAATGGAAGGACTTTGAATGTGCCGGACAATCTCACCGTTCTGGAAGCCTGTGAAAGGGCAGGAGTGGAAATCCCTGCGCTGTGTCACCATCCAAGACTTGGTGAGTCGATCGGTGCCTGCAGAGTGTGTATCGTCGAGGTGGAGGGAGCCAGGAATCTTCAGCCGGCGTGTGTGACGAAAGTGAGAGATGGCATGGTCATAAAGACCTCCTCTGACAGAGTGAAGACCGCAAGAAAGTTCAATCTCGCTTTGCTCCTCTCCGAGCATCCCAACGACTGTATGAGCTGTGAGGCGAACGGAAGATGTGAGTTTCAGGATTTGATCTACAAGTACGATGTGGAACCCATTTTTGGCTACGGTACGAAAGAGGGCCTGATCGACAAAAGTAGTCCCGCTATCGTGAGAGAAATCTCCAAGTGTATCAAGTGCCAGAGGTGTGTCAGAGTATGTTCTGAGGTCCAGGGAATGCACATCTACTCTATGGTGGAAAGAGGTTACAGGACCTATCCCGGAACACCCTTCGACATGCCCGTTTACGAGACAGACTGTATCGGTTGTGGACAGTGTGCTGTGTTCTGCCCAACAGGTGCCATCGTTGAAAACTCCGCGGTGAAGGTCGTCCTTGAAGAACTCGAAAAGAAAGAAAAGATCCTGGTTGTTCAAACGGCACCTTCCGTGAGGGTTGCAATCGGTGAGGAGTTCGGCTATGCTCCCGGAACGGTCTCCACTGGTCAACTTGTTGCTGCTCTCAGAAGACTCGGCTTTGATTACGTTTTCGACACGAACTTTGGAGCCGACCTCACCATAATGGAGGAAGGAAGCGAGTTCCTCGAAAGGCTGGAAAAGGGTGATCTCGAAGACCTTCCCATGTTCACTTCCTGCTGCCCTGGATGGGTGAACCTTGTGGAGAAGGTCTATCCTGAGCTCAGAACCAGGCTCTCCAGTGCAAAATCTCCTCAGGGAATGCTCTCTGCTCTGGTGAAGACGTACTTTGCAGAAAAACTCGGGGTGAAGCCAGAGGACATCTTCCACGTATCCATCATGCCGTGTACGGCGAAGAAAGATGAGGCGATGAGAAAACAGCTCATGGTGAACGGTGTACCTGCGGTGGACGTTGTTCTCACCACAAGAGAACTCGGAAAACTGATCAGGATCAAGAAAATTCCGTTTGCGAACCTGCCCGAAGAGGAGTACGACGCACCCCTTGGCATCTCAACGGGTGCTGCTGCCCTGTTTGGTGTTACCGGTGGTGTGATGGAGGCTGCCCTGAGAACGGCGTACGAGCTCAAGACTGGGAAGACACTTCCAAAGCTTGTATTTGAGGACGTGCGAGGATTGAAGGGCGTCAAAGAAGCAGAAGTGGAACTCGATGGTCAGAAGATCAGGGTAGCGGTAGTCCATGGCACGGCCAACGTGAGGAACCTCGTTGAAAAGATTCTCCGGAGGGAAGTGAAGTACCACTTCGTCGAGGTCATGGCGTGTCCCGGTGGCTGTATCGGTGGAGGAGGACAGCCCTACAGCAGAGATCCTGAGGTGCTCAGAAAGAGGGCTGAGGCGATCTACACTATCGATGAAAGAATGACCATTAGGAAATCTCACGAAAATCCGGCCATCAAGAAGCTCTACGAGGAATACCTCGAACATCCCCTCAGCCACAGGGCACACGAACTCTTGCACACTTACTACGAAGACAGGTCGAGGAAGAAAAAGCTTGCGATAAAGTGA
- the disA gene encoding DNA integrity scanning diadenylate cyclase DisA, with the protein MVPQELIEKIKLISPGTELRKALDDIISANFGALIFLVDDPKKYDDIIQGGFWLDTDFSAEKVYELSKMDGAIVLSEDLTRIYYANVHLVPDPTIPTGETGTRHRTAERLAKQTGKVVIAVSRRRNIISLYYKNYKYVVNQVDFLISKVTQAISTLEKYKDNFDKLLSDLEVLELENRVTLADVVRTLMKGVELLRITEETRPYIVELGEEGRLARMQLRELTEDVDDLMVLLIMDYSSDEVDEETAQAILQDFVTRREPSPISISRVLGYDVQQVSQLDDILVSARGYRLLKTAARIPISIGYNVVKMFKTLDQISKASVEDLKKVEGIGEKRAKAISESISSLKHRRTSE; encoded by the coding sequence TTGGTCCCGCAGGAACTGATTGAAAAGATCAAGCTCATCTCACCCGGGACAGAGTTGAGAAAAGCGCTTGATGATATCATAAGTGCCAATTTCGGAGCCCTCATTTTCCTTGTCGATGATCCAAAAAAATACGATGACATCATTCAGGGGGGATTCTGGCTAGATACGGATTTTTCTGCGGAGAAGGTTTATGAACTTTCGAAGATGGATGGTGCCATCGTGCTCTCTGAGGACCTCACACGAATCTACTATGCAAACGTTCACCTTGTTCCCGATCCAACCATACCAACAGGAGAGACTGGAACGAGGCACAGAACCGCCGAAAGGCTGGCAAAACAGACAGGAAAGGTTGTCATAGCGGTTTCCAGAAGGAGGAACATCATCTCTCTCTACTACAAGAATTACAAGTACGTTGTGAATCAGGTGGACTTTTTGATCTCGAAGGTGACACAGGCGATCAGCACTCTTGAAAAGTACAAAGACAACTTTGACAAATTGCTTTCTGATCTTGAAGTACTTGAACTGGAGAACAGAGTTACACTCGCAGACGTGGTGAGAACGCTGATGAAGGGTGTAGAACTTTTGAGGATAACCGAAGAAACACGTCCTTACATTGTAGAACTCGGAGAAGAAGGAAGACTCGCAAGGATGCAACTCAGAGAACTGACAGAGGATGTGGATGACCTGATGGTTCTTCTCATAATGGACTACTCTTCTGACGAGGTGGATGAAGAAACGGCACAGGCTATTTTACAGGACTTTGTAACAAGAAGAGAACCTTCTCCTATCTCAATATCCAGAGTGCTTGGGTACGATGTTCAGCAGGTCTCTCAACTGGACGATATACTCGTTTCCGCAAGAGGATACAGGCTGCTCAAGACCGCAGCGAGAATACCCATCAGTATTGGCTACAACGTTGTCAAGATGTTCAAGACTTTGGACCAGATCAGTAAAGCCTCCGTGGAAGATCTCAAAAAAGTGGAAGGAATCGGTGAAAAAAGGGCAAAAGCCATATCGGAAAGTATCAGTTCATTAAAACACAGAAGAACTTCCGAATGA
- the radA gene encoding DNA repair protein RadA, which produces MKKFVCSSCGYVSPKWFGKCPQCGEYDTAEEILEKKGREGKPSLFLNLEVAGEVSLQRIATGFSEMDRVFKGGFIPGQVILLSGEPGIGKSTLALQLAETFAQSGLVVYISGEESPQQLKMRADRLAIRGKKNILLAVENDLEELIPVLQREKVKFVIVDSLQTVFSSELGSSPGSISQVKNVTMKMINFAKKKNVPVLLIGHVTKEGEIAGPKLVEHMVDTVAYFEGDRRTGLRLLKITKNRFGPSDEVAVFELDEKGFVQVENPSFTEGDTDLPGNVLTCVFEGTKPFVVQIQALVSKNKTFSPKRVCKGVDVNRVMLLIAVLSKLLKLPVETHDVYVNVVGGLRITDPAADLAIALAIVSSYLEVSLRDTVAIGEIGLDGRVKKVYNINRRLNSLKGFGRIIAPPFEGSKEGVFIVHDLKEAVSLIGGESFGPAGTD; this is translated from the coding sequence GTGAAGAAGTTCGTGTGCTCCAGCTGTGGTTACGTATCTCCGAAATGGTTTGGAAAGTGTCCCCAGTGTGGTGAGTACGATACGGCTGAAGAGATCCTAGAAAAAAAAGGCAGGGAGGGGAAACCCTCCCTGTTTTTGAATCTGGAGGTAGCTGGCGAGGTTTCCTTGCAGAGAATTGCCACTGGATTTTCAGAAATGGACAGGGTGTTCAAGGGAGGATTCATACCGGGGCAGGTGATTCTTCTTTCTGGAGAACCGGGCATAGGAAAAAGCACCCTTGCCCTCCAACTCGCAGAGACATTCGCACAAAGCGGGCTGGTTGTTTACATCTCCGGTGAAGAATCTCCACAGCAGTTGAAAATGAGGGCAGACAGACTGGCCATCAGGGGAAAGAAGAACATTTTGCTTGCGGTAGAAAACGATCTGGAAGAGTTGATACCGGTACTTCAAAGGGAAAAGGTCAAATTCGTGATCGTTGATTCACTCCAGACGGTTTTCTCTTCGGAACTGGGAAGCAGTCCTGGCAGTATCTCCCAGGTGAAGAACGTGACAATGAAGATGATCAACTTTGCGAAGAAAAAGAACGTTCCGGTCCTTCTGATAGGACACGTGACGAAGGAAGGGGAAATAGCCGGTCCGAAACTCGTAGAACACATGGTGGACACTGTTGCCTACTTCGAAGGCGACAGACGCACGGGTCTGAGACTGTTGAAGATCACGAAGAACAGATTTGGACCATCAGACGAGGTTGCCGTTTTTGAACTCGATGAAAAAGGATTCGTTCAGGTTGAAAATCCCTCTTTCACAGAGGGTGATACCGACCTTCCAGGGAACGTTCTCACCTGTGTCTTCGAAGGGACAAAACCCTTTGTCGTTCAGATACAGGCGCTCGTTTCCAAGAACAAAACCTTTTCACCGAAGAGAGTGTGCAAGGGAGTGGACGTGAACAGGGTTATGCTTTTGATAGCGGTGCTCAGCAAACTTCTGAAACTTCCAGTGGAAACACACGATGTTTATGTGAACGTGGTGGGAGGGCTCAGGATAACCGATCCCGCCGCAGATCTTGCCATCGCCCTTGCTATCGTCTCTTCGTATCTGGAAGTGTCCCTTCGAGATACGGTGGCCATCGGAGAGATAGGTTTGGACGGAAGGGTGAAAAAGGTTTACAATATTAATAGAAGATTGAACTCGTTGAAGGGTTTTGGCAGAATCATCGCACCTCCTTTCGAAGGATCGAAAGAGGGGGTCTTCATCGTTCATGACCTGAAGGAGGCAGTTTCTCTGATCGGGGGTGAGTCTTTTGGTCCCGCAGGAACTGATTGA